Proteins from a single region of Punica granatum isolate Tunisia-2019 chromosome 8, ASM765513v2, whole genome shotgun sequence:
- the LOC116189273 gene encoding bidirectional sugar transporter SWEET1-like has product MTTMHFLMGVCGNLTSMFLFLAPSATAKRIIKSKSVEQFSCMPYAMTVLNCLLYTWYGLPLVTKNNVLISTVNGTGAMLEFIYVLVFIIYAPKKEKARILGLLAFVLSVITSVALVSVFAVPAKCRKLLCGLAAAIVCTIMYASPLSVMRLVIKTKSVEYMPFCLSLFVFMSGTSWFIYGFIGADPFVFVPNGLGCLLGMVQLVLYAIYREKGMKSKKAVEDGSIIEMDLERADQKKQQDST; this is encoded by the exons ATGACTACTATGCATTTCTTGATGGGTGTTTGTG GGAACCTTACGTCTATGTTCTTGTTCTTGGCTCCATC GGCCACAGCCAAGAGGATCATCAAGAGCAAGAGCGTGGAGCAGTTCTCATGTATGCCATACGCAATGACCGTGCTCAACTGCCTCCTCTACACTTG GTATGGTCTCCCATTAGtaacaaaaaataatgttCTGATAAGCACAGTCAATGGGACCGGCGCAATGCTCGAGTTTATATATGTGTTGGTCTTCATCATATATGCACccaagaaggagaaggcaagGATTTTGGGCCTCCTCGCGTTTGTACTATCTGTAATCACATCTGTTGCCCTAGTGTCTGTCTTCGCCGTGCCTGCGAAATGCAGGAAGCTCCTTTGTGGTCTTGCTGCTGCCATagtttgcaccatcatgtatgctTCACCTTTATCTGTCATG AGACTGGTGATAAAGACCAAGAGCGTGGAATACATGCCATTTTGCCTGTCACTTTTCGTATTCATGTCCGGTACTTCATGGTTCATCTATGGCTTCATCGGAGCTGACCCTTTTGTTTTC GTACCTAATGGGCTTGGGTGCTTGCTTGGGATGGTGCAGCTGGTCTTGTATGCCATCTACCGCGAAAAAGGTATGAAGTCCAAGAAGGCTGTAGAGGATGGCTCGATCATCGAGATGGACCTCGAAAGGGCCGACCAGAAGAAGCAACAAGACTCGACTTGA